A window of the Yersinia rochesterensis genome harbors these coding sequences:
- a CDS encoding YhfX family PLP-dependent enzyme, which yields MLLKALQKQNPALIEAAISFWKQGVIKPDSYVIDVDQVKQNAHLLLETATRHGITLYLMSKQFGRNPLLCKLLLECGYQGIVAVDFKEARQLYQHNLPVAHIGHLVQIPSGMVDEVVSHQPEVITVYSVAKAREIAAAAVRQNKEQALLLKVCHHDDLIYPGQEAGFSLDELPNVIKEIKTISGIRLVGVTHFPCMLFDSEKGKTLPSPNLNTLIEAKSILEQHGIQVEQVNGPSATSIESLPQLAKWGVTHAEPGHSLTGTMPSNQQGNQPEHIAMLYLTEISHCHQGKSHCYGGGYYRRGHLNNALVYDQQWHVSKVLNPDNASIDYTIGLTGPFAVGSPVVMCFRTQIFVTRSDVVLVGGIQSGQPTLLGIYDSQGNTIPTPPGRRGYE from the coding sequence ATGCTACTAAAAGCATTACAAAAACAAAACCCAGCGCTCATAGAAGCGGCGATTTCATTTTGGAAACAAGGAGTTATAAAACCTGACAGTTATGTTATTGATGTTGATCAGGTCAAACAAAATGCGCATTTACTGCTGGAAACAGCAACACGCCATGGCATCACTCTTTATCTGATGAGCAAACAATTTGGCCGAAATCCCCTGCTGTGTAAGCTCCTGCTGGAATGTGGCTATCAAGGTATCGTCGCGGTGGATTTCAAAGAGGCGCGCCAACTCTATCAACATAATTTGCCAGTGGCCCACATCGGCCATTTAGTCCAAATCCCCAGCGGGATGGTAGATGAAGTGGTGTCTCATCAACCCGAAGTCATTACCGTTTACAGTGTCGCCAAAGCACGAGAAATTGCTGCTGCCGCAGTCCGTCAGAATAAAGAGCAAGCGCTGTTATTAAAAGTTTGCCATCACGATGACCTGATTTACCCAGGGCAAGAGGCAGGGTTCTCACTGGATGAATTACCCAATGTTATCAAAGAAATAAAGACAATTTCTGGTATCCGTTTGGTGGGTGTTACCCATTTCCCTTGCATGCTTTTTGATAGTGAAAAAGGCAAGACATTGCCCAGCCCGAATCTTAATACCCTGATTGAAGCAAAAAGTATTCTTGAGCAGCACGGCATCCAGGTAGAACAGGTCAACGGCCCTTCAGCAACTAGCATTGAAAGCTTGCCGCAACTGGCTAAATGGGGTGTCACACACGCCGAACCGGGCCACTCATTGACCGGAACTATGCCCTCTAACCAACAGGGTAACCAGCCCGAACATATTGCCATGCTGTATCTGACAGAGATTTCCCATTGCCATCAAGGTAAAAGTCATTGCTATGGTGGCGGTTACTATCGGCGCGGTCATTTGAATAATGCCCTGGTATATGACCAACAATGGCATGTCAGTAAGGTACTGAATCCAGACAATGCCAGTATCGATTATACAATAGGTCTTACCGGGCCATTCGCCGTCGGCAGCCCAGTGGTGATGTGCTTTCGTACACAGATTTTCGTCACCCGCAGTGACGTGGTTCTGGTCGGCGGGATCCAGTCTGGTCAGCCCACATTACTCGGGATTTATGATAGCCAGGGGAATACTATTCCCACGCCACCGGGCAGGAGGGGTTATGAGTAA
- a CDS encoding YhfT family protein, with the protein MESFNLVKIILFALMGGYATFLANKSIAVYHDGLRPIMPEFMNGNMSRKELAGISFAISIGFITGFAMPITLATGIIVIHIVLLTADIIGVSLNNTKLAVLIGTVYGALITIALDGLIKGFSYLPVNFLDALASVGDPIIYAFVAFPAIAVGYQFGKKAGLITIIIAFLARVVIERINPVTIAGNEVALSPEGIAMLFGMICLLFFASRDKRHGEEIEHSLFDDNIKRIRKNAIYLLPMAALITITAHYHWIAGEPIAAALLGKGQITSAAIVAIVQALAFMPLIITTAMISGVYGTNGWCDWFLGLGYLAPNPVVAGILGAGAMGVEITSLSRIGKAMNRFPSLKMSGDNIRTAMTQILEIALLVGGVNAANQIWPGTGIFVVVSLYILNEICGRPVMKLAAGPIAAIIVGILANIFAVLGLHVVA; encoded by the coding sequence ATGGAATCGTTTAATTTAGTTAAGATTATTCTTTTCGCTCTAATGGGAGGATATGCCACTTTTCTTGCCAACAAGTCTATCGCGGTTTATCACGATGGATTGCGGCCTATTATGCCGGAGTTTATGAACGGCAATATGAGCCGAAAAGAGCTGGCGGGTATCTCCTTTGCTATCAGTATTGGGTTCATCACCGGTTTCGCCATGCCCATTACGTTGGCAACGGGGATTATTGTTATTCATATTGTTTTGCTGACAGCCGATATTATTGGCGTATCACTGAATAATACTAAGTTAGCCGTATTAATTGGTACTGTTTATGGTGCGTTAATCACTATTGCGCTGGATGGGCTGATTAAGGGTTTCAGTTATTTACCCGTCAATTTCCTTGATGCCCTCGCGTCAGTAGGTGACCCAATAATTTATGCGTTTGTCGCCTTCCCTGCTATTGCCGTCGGTTATCAATTCGGCAAAAAAGCGGGGTTAATTACCATTATTATCGCCTTCCTGGCCCGTGTTGTGATTGAGCGAATTAACCCGGTCACTATTGCGGGTAATGAAGTGGCACTCAGTCCTGAAGGCATTGCGATGCTGTTTGGCATGATTTGCTTACTGTTCTTTGCTTCCCGTGATAAACGCCACGGCGAAGAAATAGAACATAGCTTGTTTGACGACAATATTAAGCGCATTCGGAAAAACGCGATTTATCTACTCCCAATGGCGGCATTAATCACCATCACTGCCCACTACCATTGGATTGCCGGTGAGCCAATTGCAGCAGCATTGCTTGGAAAAGGGCAAATTACCTCAGCAGCTATCGTCGCCATTGTTCAAGCTCTGGCTTTCATGCCACTAATTATCACCACCGCAATGATAAGTGGCGTATATGGCACCAACGGCTGGTGTGACTGGTTCCTCGGCTTAGGCTACCTTGCGCCTAACCCAGTGGTTGCAGGCATACTTGGGGCTGGTGCTATGGGCGTTGAAATTACCAGTCTGAGCCGAATTGGCAAGGCGATGAACCGTTTCCCATCGTTAAAAATGTCCGGTGATAATATTCGTACCGCCATGACGCAAATTCTTGAAATTGCACTTTTGGTGGGCGGGGTTAATGCCGCAAATCAAATCTGGCCCGGCACCGGCATTTTTGTAGTCGTCAGCTTGTATATCCTCAACGAGATTTGTGGCCGCCCGGTCATGAAACTAGCGGCAGGCCCTATCGCGGCTATTATCGTAGGTATTTTGGCGAACATTTTTGCTGTTTTGGGGTTGCACGTGGTCGCTTAA
- the tesB gene encoding acyl-CoA thioesterase II encodes MSQALEKLLDLLDLEKIEEGIFRGQSEDLGLRQVFGGQVVGQAIYAAKQTVPIDRLVHSFHSYFLRPGDSSKPIIYDVETLRDGNSFSARRISAIQNGKPIFYMTASFQSQENGFEHQNTMPDVPPPEGLMSETEIARQFAHLIPEKVREKFIGNQPIEMRPVKFHNPLQGSKAEPNRYVWFRANGQMPDDLRVHQYLLGYASDFNFLPTALQPHGIGFLEPGVQIATIDHSMWFHRPFRLDDWLLYAVESTSASGARGFVRGQIYNREGVLVASTVQEGVIRLHR; translated from the coding sequence ATGAGCCAGGCATTAGAAAAACTGCTCGATCTGCTCGATTTGGAGAAAATTGAAGAAGGGATCTTCCGGGGCCAAAGTGAAGATCTGGGCTTGCGCCAGGTATTTGGTGGTCAGGTTGTCGGTCAGGCTATTTATGCGGCAAAACAAACCGTCCCTATTGATCGGCTCGTCCATTCATTTCACAGCTATTTTCTGCGCCCAGGGGACAGCAGCAAACCCATCATTTATGACGTAGAAACATTACGCGATGGCAATAGTTTCAGCGCCCGTCGGATCAGCGCGATTCAGAATGGTAAACCTATCTTCTATATGACGGCGTCGTTCCAGAGTCAGGAAAATGGTTTTGAACACCAAAATACTATGCCAGATGTCCCACCGCCGGAGGGATTGATGTCGGAAACCGAGATTGCCCGCCAATTTGCTCATCTGATCCCCGAAAAAGTGCGGGAGAAGTTTATTGGCAATCAGCCGATTGAAATGCGCCCGGTGAAATTCCATAACCCACTGCAAGGTTCAAAAGCAGAACCTAACCGCTACGTCTGGTTCCGCGCCAATGGCCAAATGCCGGATGACTTGCGCGTTCACCAGTATTTGCTGGGTTATGCTTCTGATTTCAATTTCTTGCCAACGGCCTTACAGCCTCACGGCATTGGCTTCCTTGAACCAGGCGTGCAAATTGCCACCATTGATCATTCCATGTGGTTCCACCGCCCATTCCGGCTTGATGATTGGCTGCTATATGCAGTAGAAAGCACTTCAGCCTCTGGGGCTCGTGGTTTTGTTCGCGGGCAAATCTATAATCGGGAAGGAGTCTTGGTCGCCTCTACCGTGCAGGAAGGTGTAATTCGTTTACATCGGTAA
- the tomB gene encoding Hha toxicity modulator TomB, which produces MDEYSPKRHDIAQLKFLCESLYDEGIATLGDSHHGWVNDPTSAVNLQLNDLIEHIASFVMSFKIKYPDGADLSELVEEYLDDTYTLFSSYGINDPELRRWQKTKERLFRLFSGEYICTLMKT; this is translated from the coding sequence ATGGATGAGTACTCACCGAAGCGGCATGACATTGCCCAATTGAAGTTTTTATGTGAGAGTTTGTATGATGAAGGCATTGCCACCCTTGGTGACAGCCACCATGGTTGGGTAAATGACCCGACTTCTGCCGTAAATCTACAATTGAATGATTTGATCGAGCATATAGCTTCATTTGTGATGAGTTTTAAAATAAAATACCCTGATGGCGCAGACCTTTCAGAGTTAGTGGAAGAATATTTAGACGATACATATACTCTGTTTAGTAGTTATGGGATCAATGACCCTGAATTGCGTCGCTGGCAAAAAACCAAAGAGCGTTTATTCAGACTTTTCTCAGGGGAATACATCTGTACCCTGATGAAAACTTAA
- a CDS encoding metal ABC transporter permease: MILLHLLVDPFLDFGFMRRALIACLALSLSSAPLGVFLLLRRMSLVGDALSHAVLPGAAIGYLISGMSLVAMGVGGFIAGLAVAMMSGWVSRRTLLKEDASFAGFYLGSLALGVTLVSLRGSSMDLLHVLFGSILAVDANAMTMVGVITTFSMLALAAIYRALVVESFDPVFLRVSMGHWLMVVHALFLSLVVLNLVAGFQILGTLMSVGLMMLPAASARFWAKNLPQTLGIAMAIGMIASLVGLLWSYYASLPAGPAIVLSASLIFFLSILFGRRGGVLATARR; encoded by the coding sequence ATGATATTGCTTCATTTACTTGTTGATCCTTTTTTGGATTTTGGCTTTATGCGCCGGGCATTGATCGCGTGTTTAGCTCTGTCACTCAGTTCTGCGCCATTGGGGGTTTTCTTATTATTACGACGAATGAGTTTAGTCGGTGATGCTCTGTCGCACGCAGTATTACCTGGGGCGGCTATCGGATACCTGATTTCGGGTATGTCACTGGTGGCCATGGGCGTCGGGGGATTTATTGCCGGGCTGGCGGTTGCCATGATGTCGGGATGGGTGAGCCGCCGAACACTGTTAAAAGAAGATGCCAGTTTTGCCGGTTTCTATCTGGGTTCTTTGGCTTTAGGGGTCACGCTAGTCTCTTTGCGCGGCTCCAGTATGGATCTGCTCCATGTGTTATTCGGTTCTATTCTCGCTGTTGATGCCAACGCCATGACCATGGTTGGGGTAATAACCACTTTCTCTATGTTGGCTTTAGCGGCTATTTATCGCGCGCTAGTGGTGGAGTCATTTGATCCTGTTTTCCTGCGGGTCAGTATGGGGCATTGGTTGATGGTGGTTCATGCGCTGTTTCTGTCATTAGTCGTGCTTAATTTAGTGGCTGGATTTCAAATTCTGGGCACGCTGATGTCAGTCGGGCTAATGATGCTCCCCGCCGCCAGTGCGCGTTTTTGGGCCAAAAACTTACCTCAAACCTTGGGCATTGCCATGGCGATTGGCATGATTGCCAGTCTCGTCGGGCTGCTGTGGTCGTATTACGCCTCATTGCCGGCCGGGCCAGCTATTGTCCTGAGTGCCAGTCTGATTTTCTTTTTATCTATTTTATTTGGAAGGCGCGGTGGAGTTTTAGCTACTGCGCGCCGTTGA
- a CDS encoding DUF2620 domain-containing protein, which yields MLKIAIGGQLNKNEIRDCLAKYGADKISCEIFTDMDAAMKVKNGSFNYYVGACQSGAGGALAMAYALIGRDKCATIANALTQPSEANISQLIDQGKKAFGFTNDRVENSVKALCAVLLVDK from the coding sequence ATGCTTAAAATCGCTATTGGTGGGCAACTGAATAAAAACGAAATACGAGATTGTTTAGCTAAATATGGCGCAGATAAAATTTCCTGTGAAATATTTACTGACATGGATGCCGCCATGAAAGTCAAAAATGGCAGTTTCAACTATTACGTGGGCGCTTGCCAAAGTGGTGCCGGCGGCGCTCTTGCTATGGCTTATGCCCTGATTGGCCGGGATAAGTGCGCCACAATAGCGAATGCTCTGACCCAGCCCTCTGAGGCCAATATCAGCCAATTGATAGATCAAGGTAAAAAAGCATTTGGCTTTACCAATGATCGCGTTGAAAACTCTGTTAAAGCCTTATGCGCCGTTTTATTGGTGGACAAATAA
- a CDS encoding type B 50S ribosomal protein L31: MKPGIHPNYRTVVFHDTSADTYFTVGSTIATSRTIERDGQTYPYVTLDISSASHPYYTGKQKEFSKEGSTARFHKRFGSFLTPKNS, translated from the coding sequence ATGAAACCTGGCATCCACCCTAATTATCGGACTGTGGTTTTTCACGATACCAGTGCGGACACTTATTTCACTGTCGGGTCAACCATCGCCACATCGCGAACCATTGAACGCGATGGGCAGACCTATCCATATGTCACACTGGATATCTCCTCGGCATCGCATCCGTATTACACCGGTAAACAAAAAGAGTTTTCAAAAGAAGGCAGCACTGCGCGTTTCCATAAGCGGTTCGGCAGCTTCCTGACGCCAAAAAACAGCTAA
- a CDS encoding MGMT family protein gives MTSPRTELSSPDDAETLNDAAEQNHPPIIDSFRQRVFQVVAAIPFGQVTTYGDIARLIGSPRAARQVGGVLKRLPEGSTLPWYRVINRHGEISLIGEDYLRQKNALLAEGIEISPAGRIDLQQYRWRYSEL, from the coding sequence GTGACATCACCAAGAACTGAGCTATCAAGCCCGGATGACGCTGAAACGCTAAATGACGCAGCAGAGCAAAATCACCCGCCAATAATCGACAGCTTCCGTCAGCGAGTATTTCAGGTTGTGGCGGCGATTCCATTTGGGCAAGTGACCACTTATGGCGATATTGCCCGGTTGATAGGCTCACCCAGAGCTGCGCGGCAAGTTGGCGGCGTTCTGAAACGCTTACCTGAAGGCTCTACATTACCTTGGTATCGGGTGATTAATCGTCACGGGGAGATATCGTTAATCGGAGAAGATTATCTTAGACAGAAAAATGCATTGCTGGCTGAAGGTATTGAAATAAGTCCCGCTGGGCGTATTGATTTACAGCAATATCGCTGGCGCTACAGTGAGCTTTAG
- a CDS encoding metal ABC transporter ATP-binding protein: MINLRNIEIGYENRALTPSINGCFSAGSLTAIIGANGAGKSTLLKTLAGLQPAVAGKVTFTGGRSPQIAYLPQQAELDRQFPIVVQDVVAMGCWPQSGLLGGINHQSRQRIKQALSAVGMQDMARQPVGELSGGQLQRVLFARLLVQQAQLILLDEPFTGIDSQTVGLLLEVIHQLHNEGRTIIAVLHDMSMVADHFPHALWLTSQGYCWQSSDQVLAQWHHSQGSSCPFSAPPNSLRAINP; the protein is encoded by the coding sequence ATGATAAATTTGAGAAATATTGAGATTGGATATGAAAACCGTGCCCTAACACCATCAATTAATGGTTGTTTTTCCGCAGGTTCGCTTACTGCAATTATTGGAGCCAATGGGGCGGGTAAATCCACTTTACTTAAAACTTTGGCGGGCTTACAACCAGCTGTTGCGGGGAAAGTGACATTTACTGGCGGGAGATCCCCGCAAATAGCCTACCTTCCTCAACAAGCTGAGTTAGACAGGCAGTTTCCTATTGTTGTCCAAGATGTAGTGGCGATGGGGTGTTGGCCACAAAGTGGATTATTGGGTGGAATTAATCACCAATCACGGCAACGAATCAAACAGGCATTAAGTGCGGTCGGAATGCAGGATATGGCTCGCCAGCCGGTTGGTGAGCTTTCGGGTGGACAATTGCAGCGGGTGCTATTTGCTCGTCTTTTAGTACAACAAGCGCAACTGATTTTGTTGGATGAGCCTTTCACCGGTATTGATAGCCAAACTGTCGGGTTGTTACTTGAGGTTATTCATCAGCTACATAATGAGGGGAGAACCATAATTGCTGTCCTGCATGATATGTCGATGGTGGCCGACCATTTCCCTCATGCATTGTGGCTAACATCTCAAGGCTATTGCTGGCAATCCTCTGATCAGGTTTTAGCCCAGTGGCACCACTCTCAGGGTTCATCTTGCCCGTTTTCCGCACCGCCCAACTCTCTGAGGGCGATCAATCCATGA
- the ymoA gene encoding expression modulating protein YmoA has protein sequence MTKTDYLMRLRKCTTIDTLERVIEKNKYELSDDELELFYSAADHRLAELTMNKLYDKIPPTVWQHVK, from the coding sequence ATGACAAAAACTGACTACCTGATGCGTTTAAGAAAATGTACAACTATTGATACATTAGAACGTGTAATTGAAAAGAATAAGTACGAACTTTCAGATGATGAGCTGGAATTATTTTATTCAGCTGCAGACCATCGCTTAGCTGAGCTCACAATGAATAAACTTTATGATAAAATTCCACCTACTGTGTGGCAACATGTGAAATAG
- a CDS encoding YbaY family lipoprotein, which produces MKPWQLMKFWQIVGGAALVVSLAGCAHKGADVPVPASAGATAAPIAQPAVQGTVNIRERIALPPDAIVTVTLSDASLADAPTRVISQKAIRTEGKQAPFSFTLPFNPTEIQPNARIIVSAAITRNGQLLFITDTIQEVINNGTGTQANLLLVPVTSVAIETAPTATTTGTGTIQ; this is translated from the coding sequence ATGAAACCTTGGCAATTAATGAAATTCTGGCAGATAGTGGGTGGGGCAGCATTGGTCGTTAGTTTAGCGGGGTGCGCCCACAAAGGGGCTGATGTTCCCGTTCCGGCATCCGCAGGAGCCACTGCGGCACCTATTGCTCAACCTGCTGTGCAGGGGACAGTGAATATCCGCGAGCGTATTGCTTTGCCACCTGATGCTATCGTCACGGTAACGCTGTCGGATGCTTCACTGGCTGATGCGCCAACTCGGGTTATTTCTCAGAAAGCAATTCGTACTGAGGGTAAACAGGCTCCGTTTAGTTTTACCTTGCCGTTTAACCCAACTGAGATCCAGCCAAATGCCCGTATCATCGTAAGTGCGGCTATTACACGTAATGGTCAGCTTCTGTTTATCACTGATACCATTCAAGAAGTGATTAACAACGGCACTGGCACTCAGGCGAATCTGCTACTGGTTCCAGTGACCTCTGTTGCAATTGAAACTGCACCTACAGCCACAACGACCGGTACTGGGACGATACAGTAA
- the ykgO gene encoding type B 50S ribosomal protein L36, with translation MQVLSSLKSAKNRHPDCKIVRRRGRVYVICKSNPRFKAVQGGTHKKR, from the coding sequence ATGCAAGTATTGAGTTCATTGAAATCGGCAAAAAACCGTCATCCCGATTGTAAAATCGTCCGTCGCCGTGGTCGGGTGTATGTTATTTGCAAAAGTAATCCACGTTTTAAAGCCGTTCAGGGAGGTACTCATAAAAAACGGTGA
- a CDS encoding phosphopentomutase: protein MSKFIVLVIDSFGVGAMPDVAEVRPQDIEANTCAHILQTYPELRLPNLEKIGLINALHIGSPDFHGSVMQDNPEASFGVALLQHEGGDTFMGHQEIMGTLPRSPLSMPFSSVKTRVADALRQQGYQVEERSAPDDSSNLQFLWVNNCVAIGDNLEADLGQVFNICANLDAINFEQVEKIGRIVRGCVAVNRVIAYGGVLMNSHAIISAAEVKQQHYIGINSPKSGVYDNGFQVIHLGYGVDADVQVPHQLEKVNIPTVLVGKVADIVANPAGRSYQQLVDSQTILDIALEEVQRAGSAFICTNIQETDLAGHGQDVARYAERLQLVDNMLGKITAAMLRGDCLVVMADHGNDPTIGHSKHTREQVPLLVYHAGMAQAPQKAIRLGSRETMSDVGATVCEFFATTAPQNGHSFWRQLTGASK from the coding sequence ATGAGTAAGTTTATCGTGCTGGTCATTGACAGCTTTGGCGTAGGGGCCATGCCCGATGTCGCTGAAGTTCGTCCACAGGATATAGAGGCGAATACCTGTGCCCATATTTTGCAGACCTACCCCGAATTGCGTTTACCCAATTTGGAAAAAATAGGGCTAATCAATGCGCTACATATTGGTTCGCCAGATTTTCACGGCAGCGTGATGCAAGATAACCCCGAGGCCAGTTTTGGTGTCGCGCTGTTGCAACATGAGGGTGGAGACACCTTTATGGGCCACCAGGAGATCATGGGCACCCTACCCCGCTCACCTTTAAGCATGCCATTCTCCAGTGTAAAAACGCGTGTGGCTGATGCATTACGCCAGCAGGGTTATCAAGTTGAAGAGCGCAGTGCACCTGATGATAGCAGCAATTTGCAATTTCTATGGGTCAATAACTGCGTCGCAATTGGCGATAATCTTGAAGCAGATTTAGGCCAAGTATTTAATATTTGTGCTAATTTAGATGCCATTAATTTTGAGCAGGTCGAAAAGATAGGTCGGATAGTGCGGGGTTGTGTGGCAGTGAACCGCGTCATCGCCTATGGAGGGGTGCTGATGAATAGCCACGCAATCATCAGCGCAGCTGAAGTTAAGCAACAACATTATATTGGTATTAACAGCCCAAAATCAGGTGTTTACGATAATGGTTTTCAGGTTATTCACCTCGGTTATGGGGTTGACGCCGATGTTCAGGTGCCCCATCAGCTTGAGAAAGTGAATATTCCCACAGTGCTGGTGGGTAAAGTCGCTGATATTGTTGCCAACCCAGCTGGGCGAAGCTATCAGCAATTGGTTGATTCACAAACCATTTTGGATATTGCATTGGAAGAAGTGCAACGTGCAGGCAGTGCCTTCATCTGCACTAATATTCAGGAAACTGACCTGGCGGGCCATGGGCAGGATGTTGCGCGCTATGCAGAACGCCTGCAATTGGTCGATAACATGCTAGGCAAAATAACTGCAGCTATGTTGCGAGGTGATTGTCTGGTTGTGATGGCAGATCACGGCAACGACCCGACAATTGGCCATAGTAAACACACCCGGGAACAGGTGCCGCTGCTGGTCTATCATGCGGGAATGGCGCAAGCGCCGCAAAAGGCCATTCGCCTGGGAAGCCGAGAAACAATGTCAGATGTTGGTGCGACAGTCTGTGAGTTTTTTGCGACAACTGCACCACAAAACGGCCACTCTTTCTGGCGGCAACTCACTGGCGCTAGCAAATAA
- a CDS encoding metal ABC transporter substrate-binding protein: protein MKYLPISLAVAALLSSPLAMAKTVEAVASFSILGDIVKQVGGSHVNVVTLVGPNGDPHGFEPTPKNSKQLSKADVVFVSGLGLEGWLERLIIASGYKGQVVIASTGVDTRKMDEEGKMVTDPHAWNSMANGIKYANNVMNALIIADPEDADYFRKRGGEYIQQLEKLDAYAKAQFAAIPAGQRKVLTSHDAFGYFSQEYGVNFLSPVGFSTESEASASGVAALINQIKKEKIKTYFIENQTDPRLVKQIAEASGAQAGGELYPEALSVADGPAATYTQAFKHNVDTIVGSMK from the coding sequence ATGAAGTATTTACCTATTAGTTTGGCGGTAGCTGCTCTACTGTCAAGTCCGCTGGCAATGGCGAAAACGGTCGAGGCTGTCGCCAGTTTTTCTATTTTAGGTGATATCGTCAAACAGGTTGGAGGCTCACATGTCAATGTGGTGACCTTAGTTGGCCCAAATGGGGACCCCCATGGTTTTGAACCCACGCCGAAAAATAGTAAGCAATTGTCCAAAGCCGATGTGGTGTTTGTCAGTGGGTTAGGGCTGGAAGGCTGGTTAGAACGGCTGATCATAGCCTCCGGTTATAAAGGGCAGGTCGTCATCGCGTCAACCGGGGTTGATACCCGCAAGATGGATGAAGAGGGCAAAATGGTGACCGACCCTCATGCCTGGAACAGTATGGCGAATGGTATTAAATATGCTAACAATGTAATGAATGCATTGATTATCGCCGATCCTGAAGATGCAGATTATTTCCGTAAGCGCGGGGGGGAATATATTCAACAACTGGAGAAATTGGATGCTTATGCCAAGGCGCAGTTTGCCGCGATCCCCGCTGGGCAGCGCAAGGTTCTAACCAGCCATGATGCATTTGGTTATTTTAGTCAGGAATATGGGGTTAATTTCTTATCACCTGTTGGTTTCTCTACAGAATCTGAAGCCAGTGCCAGTGGAGTTGCTGCGCTGATTAATCAAATCAAAAAAGAGAAAATAAAAACCTATTTCATTGAAAACCAAACTGATCCTCGGCTAGTAAAACAAATTGCTGAAGCCAGTGGCGCACAAGCTGGCGGAGAGCTTTATCCCGAGGCATTATCTGTAGCCGACGGCCCAGCAGCGACTTACACACAAGCCTTTAAACACAATGTGGACACTATTGTGGGTAGCATGAAGTAG